The sequence ATGACCACAGTTAAGAACAAGAAATAGtgtcccccatactttccttgacCTAATAGTTTGTTGgatgcatttggttgaatttttCGTTATTTGATAATTTCCTGCCCGGGGCATGCAGAGACCACATACAATCTACTGTTTTTTGTATTGGTGTCATGCACAGATTTGTGTGCAACAGTATTCGCTGCTTGGTGTCAACTTTGCGTTCACCGACCTCTCGCAGGTGCAGGCGTCGACACAGTTCCTCCCGTTGCGGTCGTACAGCGACAAGCCACCTCTGACATTAGACTCCATCCGCGACAGAACCATGCTCGTGCTGAAGTTGTACGACAAGATCGATCCCGAGAAGGTTGGTTTTCTTCAGCTGCACCCGTGAGACACTTTGGTCTCTTGAATAGTGCCTGACTTCGGCCTTAGCCCTTTGAaacgctttgtacacaattgttcGAGTCACTTCTTTTTGCTAGCTGTGCCAAACAGCAGccgagaaagagcaagatacattgatgttaggatgtattgaacctcctgcgtaataaacgtcttcatttacttcattttGCATCGTGCTGCCGTGTATGATCACTTTGCTTAATGCATTAACATGTTCAGTGAGTTGTTCTACGTGCCGCTTTCCATGAGCCATTTCAGAAGTATAATTCAAtaaaacttcttgttgggctagttggttattcgacatagtgtaggatgatcagcgcaaccttgactcccgcaaacactcacacaaacactcactcatccacccgaggaacacacactgagcgctgagtgtcgtgtgtgttcctcgggtggatgagtgagtgtttgtgtgagtgtttgcgggagtcaaggttgcgctgatcatcctacactatgcaGAAGTATAATGTTTCTTAGCTCAAAATGAGCGTAACTGAAAACAAATTTGCTCTATATTTGTACAgagagatttgattctatttaagCAAAAAGAGAACATGAATAGCGTCAGCATAAATACATGtttaattacaacttaattaaaattaattgctATAAAACACACAAATCAACGTACTATGGCAATATTGTTGTTCCAATATAATATCGAGTATCTTGAAATATATGTTGTgtaaatttgatgcatttacagacagtgcTTCGTAAGtcacgtctgaaagggttaggGACAACCTTGTATGCATTCTATCCCATGAGAGAACGTCCATCCTCGCAGCATGCAATTGGTCAAGGCTTGTGGGAATGTCACGAACGTGGGCGGTACCTGTgaccataggtcgacaaaaatgtagagctcactcaggctcgctcaagaaatatattttgctcttagggctaACTCAGACTCAGAGTCACCAAAATTGTCCTCAACCGGACTCTCTCGGACTCAggttcactgaaatttttctcaactggactttGACTCAAATTCaggaaaatattactcacccggactcactcagactcgcggctcggtccgagtctgagtgagtcgactcatgagtgagtttgccgacctatgcctgtgacccttgaccaatcgcgtgcgatgaGTACGAGCATTTTATTGTAGAACACGTTCAAGATCGCACCCCTGCTTGCACAGTTTTGCAAGTAAGCCAGCAAATTTCATGACAGGTATGACTTGCTTATATTACTTCTCCCTTTTTAATGTCGCCACGATCGTGTGTCTTGCTGACATAGCCCAACTGGCACAGCCAATTTCTTTTTGCACATGTAGAGTATGTTTCTACACAAAAAGTAAAGTGCACATAAGTGTTCGTTGAGTTAAAACTCCATAAAAATGGTAATTAGGAGTAATTGGCTTAGTGCACTACAATTGAAAGGCTATAATTGAAGTCTTCATTCCACTGAAGTTCTTCACGGACCACTGCTAGCTTCCTGCATGGCTGAATTGATAGAATGAAACTATGTGAGACCTGTCATCTACCTTCTCCATGAAAGAATATCATGGACTTACTACTGTGGCGTTGTTCACATGTGGGTCCAAACAGAACATCCCTCTGTACTGTGTTTTTGTGAAAGGTGCTAGGGTGCTTTCTGTACTGTGTTCTCTGTGGAACGTACTAGGGTGTTGTAgggatgactcccccccaccaTATAAGGCACGAAGTAAAACTGTCGTTTCATCGCTTCCATGCAGCTCACGCTTGAATCGCATTTCATCTACGACCTGGGCCTAGACAGCCTGGACTGTGTCGAAGTCATCATGGCCATCGAAGACGAGTTTGGTTAGTGCCCATTGGATTTCTGTCATCACACTTTGAGCAAAAGCAGTTTGAATTATTCAGCCACATGGCAGGTACGCAGGAGTACGTGTAAAAGCAGTTCGGCATCAGGTCTGGACCCATCCCCAATGAAGCTACAAAATGAACGTAAAGGCAATGGGAAGTAAGGGTGTATAAGGCTCACGCGCCCTTTCACAGGCCACGTATTGTTCTGGGGTGTTTGCCCGTGGTGTGTTCGTTATATAACGGCTTCTGAGGTATGGGATGCACATGTGGACTACAGAaagttaaggggggacgtgggtccAGAGGCTACCCTCATCTATTTTTTAACCAAATTTGATAAAAGTTGGCATGCTTGCTTAGTTTGTTCTCCTGATTCTAAAAATGCAGTTATTTTTTTTGCAGCTTCATTAGTTCATTATATAATTAGGAGAACATTCTCTATTGTTCTTCCTACAATAGAAAAATAACCACCACCCAAAAATTTACAAATGACATATGGATCAATagaagaaagcacaagacacACAACAAAGGAAGCACTTTTATGATTGggtcattattttttattttacagtACACTAAACTCCATAGTTCTGAATGTGGCCATGGAGTGGTCACACCTAAGACAAATTTTCAAAACttagaacaaaacaaaactaaGATCTACTTGCTATGTTGTCTGCTCCAAACATCTAGCTACATGCTGCAACAAGAATTATTCTTCTATCTTTAATAGTTTCTGATATATTGCAGGAAATGTCATGCTGGGTGTACAAAATTGGCATTTTgagaaaatcgagaaaacaaacaaATGTAACATTTGACTGCACAGAATCACAAATTTTACACACATACACTCATAAAACATTAGTAGGCTCCTGGGGCATAGTCAGTTTGGGCACTGGCACCTTTGTGGCGCTTTCTTAGCACGCACTGCACATTTTCTGCTGATGTACGCTTGCGCTCAGATGCAGCTGCACGGCGCTTGTCTTTCTCCTCCATGCGCTGCATGCACTTTTCGCCGGCGTTCATGCAAAGTTCATGCAAGATGCTTGCCGAGGTTCTCTTGCAGCCAGCATTGAACTTCATCACTGCTTCTGCAACAGCAGCCTCAATACTAAAAAGTGATGCGTGCCGCTCCTTTGGCGCGAGTGCCCATATCAGCGAGTGCAAGCTCTCGTTGTTCTGCGTTTTTCCTCGCTGGCACCGTTCAAGCAGCTGCTTGTCAGAGAGCCGTTCGTAAATTGGCAGCAATGCCTTGCCTACATGAGGAGGCAAATTATAATGGTTCTGCTTCCCAGTCCCAACCACACGCGGTGAGCTCCATGCAGACGCTTTGTCACCGCAGTTCGAGCATGTGAGCACCAGACCTACTGCAAGGCCGTACTCTCGCTTCTGCCGGCTTATTTTCCCGCTGCCACCGCAAGTCTTACACTTCATGTGCTCCAGAAGAAGCGCGTTCACCGAATCCAGGCACAAGACGGTGAAAACCGTATCGTCAAGCGGGCCATTGACGACATCGCTAGCGGGCAGGATGTTCGACTTACGAGTCACTGCTGCGGTTGACGCGAGCTCTTGTAGTTGCTCGTCGGCTCGTTTCTTCATTAGCTCCAAATCTGAAGGCGTCCGCATAACTGTGTCATGACGGATGCGGCTGGCGTTTTGGTCGCACCCACTCGTTGGTTCTCCGCCTAGGCCTAACCCTCGCTCGTAGTCGTCCGCTCCATCAGTGCCGTCGCTTGACGCTGTTGGTGGCTCATCCTCGACGACTTGCGACGCGGCGGGGCGTTTTTTGAAGTTGTCGAGCATtgacttcttcctcttctttccatATTTGTGCTTGGACGCGAACTTTCGGAGCGGAGGAGGCATCGTTGCGCGTTCTCACAAAGTAACCGTATCCAACATGGCGCCTCGCTCTGCGTCTCTACTGCGGCTAGCAGACCGCTCAGCGTGAAAACAGCCAATCACATGGCGTTATCTCGTCACGTGCTTGTGACAGCGAATCAGAACGCGCGTTTCATCTATTTTTGGCGCCGTTTTTCTATTGAACCAGCAAGCCTAACGAAGCGGCAGCGCGCGATATTTGAAGCCGAAAACTTCCGCGACTAAGATGGCCGCCCTCGGGGCAGCGGAATGCGAGCGCGGCGTCATTGAACATGAGTCATTTTAGCGTTGACACAGGTGAAAACTCGGCTGCCCTGCATGTTTTAAATTGATATTACGGCTGAAATATGGTCTTTCGAGATAGGAAATTTGGCAGATAAGGAGAATAATGGATGAAGATTTCAAAAATGCTACTTTTCAAAAACCGACTTTTTGATGATTTTTCGCGTCTCAggacccgtgtccccccttaagtggTGTGATGAGGTAACGAAATATGTGGGCTTAACTTTGAATCGGCTAGTGCAAGACGAAGGGCAACTGAACTCGCTGTGCGAAGCGACCGAGTCTCCTTGCCGCTAAGCACGAAAGCAGAGTTCCACTCCAAATCATGACAGAGGCATTTTGGTGAGGTTGAAATCCAAAAAATATGTGTGTACTCGGAATTAGATACATGTTGAGGGACCCATGAATGTtacaattaaaggggtcatgaaccacttttccaagtaatgatctaatgaccttagtattggAGTTTAccgcctcccgaatcgattgccgcaaaaatttctcgaatccgtcaagaatcagcggagttacgggggtttggcacacgctctcagcgctttctctcttttctcgtgccgaagagcgcactggaagctagacagggagggatgaaaCGGGGATAAGAAGTTACGTcaacgcgcgtcatgaaacgtgatcgctctcccgctgtgattcgcatgcgcgagtgcggctaccgtgtaaagttagcagactgagcagtgcggcgcgggcaagtggcggcaccccatggcaagaagcgcatctcatccggctatcggccaataagcatgctatgtctccgcgacgtacacatgcagacgccccgcccaccgacgagagtgagaaccggcctctgtttgaaaagagggcgcctgaggaaacggcaacttcgcgctccgcttgtggcctttacgcggcgcgcacgactgtaatattttgcagagcagttcatagccgtgtcagctttccgcaggttgtgttttttcaacaagcccaaggggtgcttcatgacccctttaatgggcAGTCCCCGctacagcatgcttcataatcgtgtggtggttttggggcgttaaaccccggAGCTTAAATGTTTTACACAAATAACTAAAGGCATGTGGGAGAGGCCTTGATCCTGTGGTAAGCATATGATAAGCTTATAATAATGGTGTCTAAACTTTCCTGCAAGTGGCAGCACATAAGTTGATTTCCTCGCAAGTCGTGTTCCATCTCGACCGGAATGTCGTTGGTGCTTCAACAGGTTTTGAGATTCCGGACACGGATGCGGAGAAGTTGGTGAAGCCTGCGGACATAATCCAGTATGTGGCCGACAAAGAAGACGTTTACAAATAGACGCTGCCTGCTACTATAAAAAGGTAAGCTTTTGTGGCACTGTTTCTTAATTAGTGTCTCTTAGAAATATTTCAAAGTTCTCTTATGCCACCACTCTTTGTTGCTCTTATCCCTAAAGTGTTATAAAAGAAACGAAGTTCACGAGTGCGGTATAGCCCGCCGTGGCAGCTTAGTGATTAAGTTGCAACACTGGTACGCTCAAGGACGAGCATCTTATTCTTGACCGcagtggctgcattttgatggggccAAAATGCAGAACACCcatgtacagtcgaacctcgatatatcgaacggcacggcgatcgcgaaatagttcgatatatccagaattcgatataaaaaatcacgtaaaaaatgcgtcaagaacttgtggaaaacaaccaacgaaccaatcgtggtgcagtaaatactcacttgaagattcaaacaaagtatttattgtgttggcttaaaatactgaaaaagagtagcctgctttttgttggcaatggcgtgtttcacgactgcgtcctcaacatagtccaggcgatccacaagtgaaaggccggtgccttcaatcgcgctgcagtggcggcgcgcaagggccaaagcggctacgacctcagctgatgtcgggagcggggcaccatcagcgcttgcgggatccacctcggcagcgtcttcattcggctgctcagcggtagcttcggcgacgatctctacatccgttagctccaccgttgtaccagtgctgtcgtcacctccaacgaagtcttcgatgcacatgctttgcggctccgcaccaacaaagctctccagcttgctccacgttttggcgagctcgctttcttcatctgcgcatgccaactcagcttcctcggattcttccactgatgcttcgtcagtgcgtccaccgaagcccgcatgccgaaagcagttggctatcgtcgactgcttgacgttttcccacgacgccttgagcatttggatggcgcccaaaagatcgatcttcagatcttggcccatccggagtcttacaagcaaaatgtcgatcagccgacgcttgtagatagacttaaatgtgcggataatgccctggtccaacggttggagcttcgaagtggtgttgggcggcagaaataccacttcgatgttgctcagctgggcatcggtgtggtgtgccgtgcaacgttgcttgttgggcgagttggaacgagtcagtcataacgtagttcagcgcaaaaaacaggcaacagacgagtaagaggacaagtgtccttgtcctcttactcgtctgtggcctgttttttgcgctgaactacgttatgactgtgccgtgcagttatcgacgataaggcataccttccgtccctgacgcaccaggtccgaatcccacgccttcagcctggattgcttccagttttgctgcaaaagtcagggtcgtccgtttcttcgcgtctgcagccatcgctacacacaccacaacgcgcggcaggcctaacacacgagcacaacaacgaccgatgcgacggatgcctggcgatactatcaaggaggagctggtgcaacaagtgcagtgcgtcgttgctgcaaggctgcggcgtgcgtatgccgctacgttcaagtggcgcactcggcgccatcgatgtgtgcagcagtcgtaaacgcccaccgcgctaccgctattttcgagagttgcgggaaagctcgccgcctgtcaacggagcgcggcgggaaagctcgccgcctgtcaacggagcgcgggcggtttggggtggccgagttcgatatatccattatacgtcaaacttcgttcgaaataaaaaatttaaaatgcatgcgatttcccacgtgatataggaaccgttcgatataggcaataattcgatatgtccgtgttcgatatatcgaggtttgactgtactttGACTTAGGCGTGCAtaagaggggccctgcaacacttcttcaagtatactgaaacctcgatataacgaacacggatataacgaaatatcggttataacgaagtaaatgaagaatagtcttgcaatacatacagtgttaggaatatatgtttataacgaagttattttcgtgtaagatgtaacttcgtCATAATGAGGTTTTAgtgtaatcatcgaatgacctcattacaggagtttattgcctcccaAATCGACTGGTGCAAAAAATTTTAGAATACGTCAAGtgcgagcagagttacagggatttgtcacactctttaagcgctttctctccttttgtaccagggagcgtgctgaaagctacgcagggggagGGGATGACAAAATGGCAAGATGCTACATCCTTTTATCAGTGCGCtttgtgaccttgagcacttcgtttttcttcttcgtcttctttgaACACTCTTCACTTTCAGCGTGGGCACGTCGTGGCAACCACGGTAGCAAtgtagctcacgatgctcaaatcagccgacGGCCCTGGACTTTGTTTATCACGTGGTCATTTTGGATTATGGCATCATTCGTCAAGAGGAGAgcaagcgatttctagctgatttgaAAATTACAGTAATTGCAAATCCCAGGCTGTGTGCtgtgctgtaatgtttggctcgcgtgttctcaggagccttgactaccgatcggcagtgttttgtgaccatgctgaaaaagtgctgcagggcacCTTTAAACAACTAAAGCCAGACATCATCATTTTGTGTAATCACTGCGAGTTGGTGCAGGAAGTTGATGACATCGCCGCCtgcatttttttactttgcaTGTATTCCAGTTCAtgaagcatcttctcgcagcaggaGTGGGGCTTTCAGTACCGTGGAAATGTAATTTACTGGTGCGAGATATATcattcctttaaaggggccctgcaacactttttgagcatgctcaaaaagcgctgtcgatcggtagtcgaggctcccgagaacacgcgagccaaatattacagcgatgcgcacggcctggattttacaataaattctcagtcagctgaaaatcgctccctcttctctcaacaaatgatgtattagtccgcaaaatatgacgcgattgtcggcagttccaccattggctgatgttataatcacgataacaccctcattattactttcgttgttaattttgagttcaataagtagataatatgtatgtttatattctgttatcgtgttcaaaacaccgaacaaacattaatattagcacttccggtctcaccgacagctcgtctgctcgtagttgcgtggttccgttttcttcgccatgcgcagtgccgaaaacgtgaatacttctgtgcttttgaccatcgctggttccgttgagagtggcagccgttcgagtgttgccttgtcagctgagaactgcatcgtcggcacgttctcacgaccgaccgaggcacgggcgcagcgtgtctccgataacaatgctggcgtccggtaatggcggcgcttcagggtcgtctgccagtgccgtcttacgaggcggtgtatcggagtatgggtcgaaaccgatctcagctgtcattcgttccaaacgagcgcgcaggtttgcttccatggttggcagagcgatgaaaacactacggcgttcaaggtgcacacccaacattaccaaaccgacgcgcagttttcaagcacgcgcgatatcggctccgctcgacgagaacgacgcaagctgaccggaagtggcggcacagaccacgtggttgcgcccagacgtcagagagaaagaaatgaagaaaaaactccgccggcgctcttgggcggagcctcgctcctctgcgctccctccctcgactcactgcctagctttccgcgcgctcgcggcgtagagtggagggcgaaagctgcggaacgtgatttctctaatttggtaacaccacttagacttgacgaattcgaaaaatttttgcggcatatgactcgtgaagagtcatacgtcaataatgagactattccaatataactaagaaaggtgctgcagggccccttaaagtgCTCGTGTCATGTCGTACATCGACATCGGTACTGCAGTGACAAGTGTCGCTAGCGACATAAGAATTCCAGCTTTTTGAGGCTTATTGGACCTCTTTTGAGCTTTTTTTGTCTGTGTATAGCTCAAGTGATTTCTTTCTCCAATAATATGGGCGGCAAGTTAAACTCATTCTGGTGACGCATGGCTTAGTTCTTTATTGGCAGAtccaatttaaaaaaagaaactttgcaCAGTTTAATTCTGCTCATTTGTCGTGGATGGTACGAATGACCGGTATGTGAAGTAAAATTTATGATTGTGTTTGCCATCCCGAAAGTATGCCTAAGCTGCTGGAAAAGTGAGCGTTGGGGTGAAGAATTTTAATTGACATGGGCCTGTGCCACTAATAAAATCAGAGCTCTAACAGTTCGTTCTTGTCAGGGGTTCACTGGCACATTTTGGAATGAACACTGCAGTACTGTGCCCGTGAGCAAGAACAAATGTCTGCAATGTCGCAAAGCATATTAACGTCTTATTAGTTGTGCCCCTTTAGACACACTCACTATCAATCATGCCCTTACAGTTGACGTTTAGTTTTTAAGAGCACTGTCACCATTTCAATTTTCTGACTGTTTCTGATGTGATAGAATGAAAAGACATTGATTAGATCAGATTTCAAGTCCATACGAAGGACCAGTATTTTGACCAACTGGTCATATGCTTGGCTACCCAGTGAAACACATCTTGGAACCCCAAGGGTGGTGTAACAGAGCTCATTTTGTCCTTTAAGCGACTTGCTATGATAACTGGCTGCCCTAATTGATGACACATTTGACATGCCACTTGTAACGAGAAGGGCTGGCTTATAGAAGGGTGCACTATACGAGAcggcaaaagtttacgggacatGGTCTCTACTGCCAATGCGAGTTTCTGCTCTCTTAGTGCATGACGCTTGTAAACTAATGGGTAACTGTATATTTCACCAGAattactacaggctggaacattgaATTGGAGGCTGTGTTTCCAGACAATGAGGGAATATGGCTTTCTCGAAAATTTCGcatcccgtaaacttttgctgcagGGTGTAACTAGAATCGCCGTGTTTTTCCTGTAAGGGCATTGCCTTGCAAAGCAGACGGCAGTTGTCAAAAGGCTTTATTGGTTGTCCATGTCTAGTCATTGCGGAGTGCTTGACACATGAGTGGCAGGGGTGTCTTGACATCAATGGATTGCCATGATCGTTACAGTTTGTGTTAGCTGCTGTGAAAAAGACAGCTGGGGGTCACTATGCATGTATTTTTTAGTAACAGCCATACAATTCAAACATGCACAATATTCATAATGTTATACGTACTATTGACATGAGGCTGAGAGT comes from Rhipicephalus sanguineus isolate Rsan-2018 chromosome 7, BIME_Rsan_1.4, whole genome shotgun sequence and encodes:
- the LOC119400381 gene encoding acyl carrier protein, mitochondrial, whose protein sequence is MAAITRLCRLSLKLEKMWAVAPPQARFLSSVVKHRAPCQPLSAASQPALQAQLLYQVQASTQFLPLRSYSDKPPLTLDSIRDRTMLVLKLYDKIDPEKLTLESHFIYDLGLDSLDCVEVIMAIEDEFGFEIPDTDAEKLVKPADIIQYVADKEDVYK